One segment of Streptomyces sp. NBC_00576 DNA contains the following:
- a CDS encoding UbiA family prenyltransferase: protein MRKDSGLRRYSRLTRVHAASAAAFVYPLGPLVAAGGDVSPAPVIAVSALGVLGHTYGCTVNDLADLESDRRNPARRRSVLVSGAVSITEARIALGVQLALAVALTIFAAVAGESGWLFAVGMTVLFATVTFSNTYQKRRIAHPLVMDLLFGVNMGAPAVLCCAVTAPRDLTPAWLVAVAFGIHMVLLNVVAGNLKDLEHDRAVGDDTTALRAGVRLTDSDRLIPTRSYLLLLCVLLLGSASSLLALVLAAPSPAGHRAVTTVVLLVLQGMAGHSLWTLVRQARAVDPNGRERYLGLNFFSLMVACLLWAPLATVVVAVLTAVWLVLTRGLVALPTREQEKIA from the coding sequence GTGAGAAAGGATTCCGGTCTCCGGCGGTACAGCCGGCTGACCAGGGTTCATGCCGCGAGCGCGGCGGCCTTCGTCTACCCCCTCGGCCCCTTGGTGGCCGCGGGGGGAGACGTCTCCCCAGCTCCGGTGATCGCGGTCTCGGCCCTCGGGGTACTCGGTCACACCTATGGGTGCACGGTCAACGACCTCGCCGATCTGGAGTCCGACCGACGGAACCCGGCGCGACGCAGAAGTGTTCTGGTCAGTGGTGCTGTCAGTATTACCGAGGCGCGTATCGCTCTCGGAGTTCAGTTGGCTCTGGCCGTCGCGTTGACAATCTTCGCCGCGGTCGCCGGAGAATCCGGGTGGTTGTTCGCCGTAGGCATGACCGTCCTTTTCGCGACCGTCACTTTTTCCAACACCTATCAGAAGCGCAGGATCGCCCATCCCTTGGTGATGGACCTCCTGTTCGGCGTGAACATGGGTGCACCGGCTGTCCTGTGCTGTGCCGTGACGGCCCCGCGTGATCTCACGCCCGCATGGCTGGTGGCCGTGGCCTTCGGTATCCACATGGTCCTGCTCAATGTCGTCGCCGGAAATCTCAAGGACCTCGAACACGACCGGGCGGTGGGAGACGACACAACAGCGCTCCGGGCGGGGGTGCGGCTGACCGATTCAGACCGGCTGATACCGACGCGCTCCTATCTGCTGCTGCTCTGCGTTCTGCTGCTCGGTTCGGCGTCTTCCCTTCTCGCACTGGTCCTGGCCGCGCCGTCTCCGGCCGGACACCGCGCGGTGACGACGGTCGTACTGCTCGTCCTCCAGGGCATGGCCGGCCATTCGTTGTGGACGCTGGTGCGGCAGGCGCGGGCCGTGGACCCGAACGGCCGGGAGCGTTATCTCGGCTTGAATTTCTTCTCGTTGATGGTGGCGTGCTTGCTCTGGGCACCCCTCGCGACGGTCGTCGTCGCCGTCCTCACCGCCGTGTGGCTCGTGTTGACCCGCGGCCTGGTGGCCCTCCCTACCCGTGAGCAGGAGAAGATCGCCTGA
- a CDS encoding class I SAM-dependent methyltransferase, which yields MFGSEVVDRAGPILDIGAGDSPFGRERLDVVRVDPAYADEPPAGSRAVAALGQALPFGDRTFSVVLGNFVAQHVRDVDELLTELLRVVRPEGLLALHPVWRPSAGRRAVSELDGHARLLPSADIRASWYGGLRPPPRRTRWRTLPSLVLRRPPHGAPGELGRIAETIARSRTLVPPAVIAVPARWGMRALVCARGTTRLTLPGNRDSPP from the coding sequence GTGTTCGGTTCGGAAGTGGTGGACCGCGCGGGTCCGATTCTCGACATCGGCGCAGGCGACTCACCCTTCGGGCGTGAGCGGCTGGATGTCGTCCGGGTCGACCCTGCGTACGCGGACGAGCCCCCGGCGGGTTCGAGGGCGGTCGCCGCGCTCGGGCAGGCCCTGCCCTTCGGTGACCGTACGTTCTCCGTCGTCTTGGGGAACTTCGTCGCCCAGCATGTACGGGACGTCGACGAACTGCTGACCGAGTTGCTCCGGGTGGTACGGCCGGAGGGCTTGCTCGCCCTGCACCCGGTCTGGCGGCCGTCCGCCGGGCGCCGCGCAGTGAGTGAACTGGACGGACATGCCCGCCTGTTGCCGTCTGCCGACATCCGGGCATCCTGGTACGGCGGTCTGCGCCCGCCCCCGCGACGGACGCGGTGGAGGACGCTGCCTTCCTTGGTCCTGCGCCGGCCACCGCACGGGGCGCCGGGGGAACTCGGCCGGATCGCGGAGACGATCGCCCGGAGCCGCACACTTGTCCCCCCTGCCGTCATCGCCGTGCCGGCGCGCTGGGGCATGCGGGCCCTGGTCTGCGCGAGGGGTACGACACGGCTCACTCTTCCCGGTAACCGGGACTCACCTCCCTAA
- a CDS encoding UbiA family prenyltransferase produces the protein MRDARTAHGNAVPAAAISGRNGTGIAGRLWDYTGLVRLECLPLLSAPFLLGFAVSPTGSPATAYAWFAAGLALHGLSCASNDIADRELDTLDPRRANRPLTSGRVPVRHAVVLSLLLGALFTLAVLTLPSEHPSLLWVSLALTVWGNTRQKRSRVPTPVSDLLWGVSVAAPLLAFTPAPAVGHLAAAAALALVVTAFDVAGGDIKDLETDLSAGLRTTAIVLGLRPGPHGVGTSTAFRLTMTAGYAVTGALCLTAVLTGSARLPLLLTTLTALLAGTAPLARHTAGRRVSAGGRSVLFLAGPVVAVLGATAALAPRPAQVALSLGAVTGATLAAALGRRLLARTARRLPSAYKELPEA, from the coding sequence GTGAGGGACGCCAGGACCGCGCACGGCAACGCCGTACCGGCCGCAGCCATCTCCGGCCGTAACGGCACGGGGATCGCCGGACGCCTCTGGGACTACACGGGTCTGGTGCGGCTGGAGTGCCTGCCCCTGCTGTCGGCGCCCTTCCTGCTGGGCTTTGCCGTGTCACCCACCGGCTCACCGGCAACGGCGTACGCATGGTTCGCAGCCGGTCTGGCCCTGCACGGCCTCAGCTGTGCCAGCAACGACATCGCCGACAGGGAACTGGACACCTTGGACCCACGGCGAGCCAACCGGCCCCTGACCTCGGGACGCGTACCGGTCCGGCATGCTGTCGTCCTGTCGCTGCTCCTGGGCGCGCTGTTCACGCTCGCGGTGCTCACCCTGCCCAGCGAGCACCCTTCCCTCCTGTGGGTCTCCCTGGCCCTCACTGTCTGGGGCAACACGCGGCAGAAGCGCTCCCGTGTCCCCACCCCGGTGTCCGACCTGCTCTGGGGTGTCAGCGTGGCCGCACCGCTGCTCGCGTTCACCCCGGCACCCGCGGTCGGACATCTGGCGGCGGCGGCCGCTCTCGCCCTGGTGGTCACCGCGTTCGACGTGGCAGGAGGAGACATCAAGGACCTCGAGACGGACCTGTCCGCCGGGCTCCGCACCACGGCGATCGTGCTGGGCCTGCGGCCCGGACCCCACGGCGTCGGTACTTCCACCGCGTTCCGGCTGACGATGACAGCCGGCTACGCGGTGACAGGGGCGCTGTGCCTCACGGCAGTCCTTACCGGGTCGGCCCGGCTTCCGCTCCTCCTGACCACCCTCACGGCCCTCCTCGCGGGCACTGCGCCCCTGGCACGCCACACCGCCGGACGGCGCGTCTCGGCCGGCGGCCGCAGTGTGCTGTTCCTCGCCGGCCCGGTCGTCGCGGTGCTGGGCGCGACGGCGGCCCTGGCACCCCGCCCCGCCCAAGTCGCCCTGAGTTTGGGAGCCGTGACGGGAGCCACGCTCGCGGCAGCCCTCGGCCGACGGCTCCTGGCCCGCACCGCACGGCGCCTGCCGTCTGCGT